The DNA window GGGCACCGGAGAGCGCCTGCTGCGGAGTCAGACCCGGCACGATTACGTCCGGGCGCGTCACGTTGGTGATGGCGCTGGGATTCGCCGTCGGAGGCACATCGTCAGCAGCGACTTCCGCGACCGCCTTCACGTGGTGAAGGATCGAATCCAGCTGGCCGGCAAACTCGTCCAGCTCGGCTTCACTGAGAGCCAGCCGAGACAGCCGGGCGAGGTGAGCCACCTCGTCGCGGGAGATATCAGGCACCGCGTAGACCCCTTTCACACATGTATCGATGCAGCCGCACAGGTACGCGACCCGTGCAAGCCTAATGGCCGCGCCGAGCGAGGCACCATCCAGCAGTCCCCAAAGCCATCCTGCGGCCCTCGAGCTCCGAGACGAGATGTCATAAAGGTCACGTGCGGCGCTGCGGCTGCGAATACCTGCCCTCACAATGCAAGGATGGCTCGCGGCGCTCGCGCACACGAGCGCCGAACGGAACCATGTCATCGAAAGGGAGCACCATGTCGTATCTGCTCCGAGTACAGCTCCCCGATCGTCCTGGCTCCCTCGGGTCACTTGCCGTTGCTCTCGGTTCGGTCGGCGCCGACATCTTGTCGCTGGACGTTATCGAGCGCGGCGACGGCTACGCGGTGGACGACCTGGTCGTCGACGTCGCGCCGGGCGCGCTGCCCGATACCCTCATCACTGCCGCGGAGAATCTGCACGACGTTCGAGTCGACTCCATTCGGCCCTACACCGGCGTCCTCGACACTCATCGCGAACTCGAACTGATCGACCGTGTTGCGGCTGCGTCGGACGACCGCCTGCAGGTTCTCGTCGACGGTGCCCCGCGGGTACTCAGGGTTGGGTGGTCGGTGGTGGTTGCGACCGGCCGTCGCGGTGCGTACCGAGTTGTCGGCAGCTCTGGCGCACCTGAGACACACGCGACGAACATGCCGTGGATGCCCCTCGCACACCCGTCGGCACTCGACGGCGAAGCCGACTGGGTTCCGCAGGTATGGCGCGACATGGATACGAAGATCGCGGCCGCTCCGCTTGGGTCCACCGGCACTGTGCTGATGCTCGGACGCCCTGGCGGGCCGGATTTCCGGCCATCCGAGGTGGCACGACTCGGTTACCTCGCCGGAATCGTCGCCACCGTCCTCGGCTGATCTACGAGATCTCGTCCCCGTCCGGCGCCGATCCTTCGGCGGCGGAGGACTGAACAGCAGCGGGTCGAACAGCACCAGGCCCTTCGGTGAGCAACAGGGTGAACCCGTCTTCGTCCAGGACCGGCACACCCAGTTCGACTGCCTTGTCGTGCTTGCTGCCCGGCGAGTCTCCGACGACGACGAACGCGGTCTTCTTCGACACCGACCCCGCGGCCTTACCGCCGCGCACGAGGATCGCTTCCTTTGCTTGATCGCGTGAATAGTTTTCGAGCGATCCTGTGACGACGATCGACATTCCTTCGAGGTTGCGAACGATGGACTCGTCGCGCTCGTCCTCCATACGCACCCCTGCTGCGCGCCACTTCTCGACGATGGTCCGATGCCAGGGAACGCCGAACCACTCGGCGACCGCTTTCGCGATTGTGCCGCCGACGCCGTCGACCGCAGCGAGCTCCTCCTCGGATGCGTTCTCGATGCGCTCGAGACTGCCGAACTCGCTGGCCAAGGCCCTGCCCGCCGACGGACCGACGTGCCTGATGGACAAGCTCACCAGAACCCGCCATAGAGGCCGGTCTTTCGCCTTGTGCAGGTTGTCCAGCAATCTCCGACCGTTCGCGGACAAGGATCCTGCCTTGGTGCGGAAGATCGAGGTCTTCAGCAGGTCTTCTTCGGTGAGCGAGAAGATGTCACCCTCGTCCAGAACGACCTCGGCCTCGAGGAGGTCCGTGGCAGCCTCGTAGCCGAGGCCCTCGATATCGAATCGACCTCGCTCGGCCACGAAGAACAATCGTTCGCGTCGCTGGCCGGGGCAGAATTGCGAGTTGGGACACCGAAGATCGGCATCACCTTCCTTCGCCGGTGCGAGTCTTGTTCCACATTCGGGGCAATTGACGGGCATGACGAACTCGGTTTCGTCGCCGGTACGGACGTCGACGACGGGCCCCAGGACTTCTGGGATAACTTCACCCGCTTTACGAATGGTGACGGTGTCGCCGATCAGGACACCCTTGCGTTTGACCTCGGAACCGTTGTGCAGAGTAGCCAGCGACACTGTGGATCCGGCGACCAAAACGGGTTCCATGTACGCAAACGGTGTGACACGGCCCGTCCTGCCGACGCTGACCCGAATATCGAGGAGCTTTGTAGTCACCTCCTCGGGCGGGTATTTGTATGCGATCGCCCACCGCGGGGCCCGCGAGGTGGTTCCGAGCCTGCGGTGCAACGACATCTCGTCGATCTTGACCACGAGACCGTCGATTTCGTGTTCCACGTCGTGGCGGTGGTCGTCCCAGTACGCGACGTTCTCGACCACAGCCTCTATTCCCTGGACCCTGACGGTGTGCGAGGACACCGGAAGACCCCACGCCTTCAGCGCCTCGTAGGCGTGCAGCTGAGAATCCGGTGCGAATCCCTCCATACGCCCGAACCCGTGGCAGATCATCCCCAAACGGCGCTTCGACGTCACTGCTGGATTCTTCTGCCGCAACGAGCCCGCGGCAGAGTTGCGGGGGTTGGCGAAAGGAGCTTTGCCTTCTTCTACAAGTGAAGCATTGAGGGCTTGAAAATCCTCCAGCCGGAAGAACACCTCGCCTCGCACTTCGAGCAGAGCGGGGGTCGGGTAGTCGTCGCTGTCGGCGAGCGTGTCCGGAATATCGGAGATGGTACGAGCATTGAGTGTGACGTCCTCACCGGTCCGGCCGTCGCCTCGGGTGGCACCGCGAACGAGCTTCCCGTTCTCGTACACCAAATTGAGCGCGACGCCGTCGATCTTGACCTCGCATAGGTAGTGCAGATCGGGGCCGGTTTCGGCTTCCACTCGTTTGGCCCATGCCCGCAGCTCGTCGTGGTCGAAGACGTTGTCGAGACTGAGCATCCGCTCGAGGTGATCGACCGCCGTGAATTCGGTGGCGAACCCTCCCCCGACCAGCTGCGTCGGTGAGTCGGCCGTGCGGAGTTCGGGGTGACTGTCTTCCAGATCGTTGAGTTCACGCAGCAACCCGTCGAACTCCCCGTCGGAGACGATCGGCGAATCGCGGACGTAGTAGCGAAACTGATGCCCACGGACATCCTCGGCCAGCTTCTGCCAACGATCCCGATCCTCGCTCGATGCGGGAGTTCCGTGCGCAGCGGAACCGGAATCGTCGGTCTTAGCGGGCTGGCTCGTCACAGGCACAGTCGGTTCTTCCACACCTCGAAGATTAACGGAAACCACCGACACTTCTCCTCGGCTCTACAACGAATCAGGCGCGTCCTGAAAAGCGTCTGCGACGTTGCCCGCAAGCTCGAGGGCATGCCTGGACCACTCCGGCGTAGCACCTGCCAATCCGCACGCAGGCGTGACCGATACCTGCGTCGCCAGCACGGACCTCGGAAATCCGAGACGATCGATGAGAGTTACCGCAGGCGCTGCGACCTCACGCCATGTCGGGATCCGCTCGGGAGCGACCGAGGGCACGAGGCCGAGCAGCAGGGTCTTGCCCGCCTGCAGGAATTCCCCGACGGCGTCGAGATCGCCGGCGGTGAGAAGCGCGACGTCGATCGCGGCGGCGTCCGCGTTGCTCCGGCGGATCAGCTCCAGCGGTACGTCTGCGCCGCAGCAGTGGACGACAGTAGGAACTCCCACTCCAACGAGGACCGAATCCAACAGTTCGAGAGCTTCGGGCTCGGGAATTGCCCGTACCGGATCGAGCCTGGTCACTCCGGACAGCGAACCCGCCAGCACCGCAGGCAAACTCGGCTCGTCGAGTTGCACGACGATATCGACACCCAGCCTCGAACGCAGCTCGGCACAGTGCTGCCGTAGCCCTTCGGTGAGTGAACCGGCGAAATCTCGAACAGCACCGCGATCGGTGAGGACACGGTGTGCACTGCGAAGTTCCACCTGAGCTGCCATCGTGAACGGCCCGGCGGCTTGCACCTTGAGTACCCGATGGGTCGCCGCGAACCCGCCGGTCTCCCACAGCTCCTCGAGCACATCGAGGTCGAAGTGCAACAGATCCTCGGCTCGCCGCCCGGCGAGCGACTTACGTTGTGCCACACGGTACCCCGATGTGCGGACATCGAGTTCGACATCCACCATCAGGGCGCCGGTGCGGCCGATCGTATCGGCGCCGAGTCCGCGTGCGGGCAGTTCGACCACATGAGGGAGTGCAGGCAACTCACCCAGGACGATCGACGCAGCCTCCCGGACATCGGTACCCGGCCACGAGCCGAGACCCGTTGTGAGCGAGCTGAAGACGTTACCGCTCACTCGTTCTCGGAACGTGTGCCGGCGATCGTGGAGCTACCGATGACGATGTCGCCATGCATATCTCGGCGGTACAGAACTGCAGCCTGACCCTTGGCGACGCCGGTGAGCGGGCTACGGAGCGTGATCTCCATGCCGCCGTCCGCAGTTGCCTCGGCGACGGCTTCCGTCATCCCGCCGTGCGCACGTACCTGGACGACGCATTCGATCGGCCCGACCGGCACGGATCCTTCGGTCCACACCGCCCGATCCCCGCTGATGCCCCAGACATCGAGCCGCGTCGCCGATCCGACGATGACCGTGCCGCTCTCGGCTTCGATGGCTGTCACGTAGCGCGGCTTGCCGTCCACGGCCGGGCCACCGACACCGAGACCCTTGCGCTGCCCGATGGTGAAGCCGTGCACACCCTCGTGGTCTGCGAGTTCGGCGCCGGTGTCGGCGTCGACGACCTTGCCCGGGCGGATGCCGATCTTGGCACCGAGAAAAGCTCGGGTGTCGCCGGAGGGAATGAAGCAGATGTCGTGACTGTCCGGCTTGTCGGCGACGGCAAGTCCACGCTCGGCCGCTTCCTCGCGGATCTCCGACTTCGGGGTGTCGCCGATGGGGAACAGTGCGCGTGAAAGCTGACTCTGTGTCAGGACCGCGAGTACGTACGACTGATCCTTGTCTGCATCCACCGCCCGACGCAGAACACCATCGTGCAGCTGCGCGTAGTGACCGGTTGCCACAGCGTCGAACCCGAGCGCCAACGCTCGATCAGCGAGAGCAGAGAACTTGATCTTCTCGTTGCAGCGGAGACACGGATTCGGAGTCTCCCCGGCTGCGTAGGACTCGACGAAATCGTCGATGACGTCTTCCTTGAATCGGTCGGCGAAGTCCCACACGTAAAACGGGATGCCGAGCACGTCGGCGGCGCGGCGCGCGTCACCCGCATCTTCCTTGGAGCAGCATCCGCGGGATCCGGTTCTCAGGGTTCCCGGCTCAGCGGACAACGCGAGGTGAACACCGACGACGTCGTGCCCTTCGTCGACAGCCCGAGCCGCCGCAACGGCCGAATCCACTCCGCCGCTCATCGCAGCCAGTACACGCATCAGCGTTGTCCTCCCCGAGCTCCTACGCTCGCCAATCCCGCGGCGCGGGCACGTTCGATTACTTGCGGCAACGCGGCCAGCAGTGCGTCCACATCTGCATCCGTGGACTGCGGTCCCATCGAGAAACGCAGCGAACCGCGGGCGGTCGAGGGATCTGCACCCATTGCGATCAAGACATGGCTTGCGCTGGCGACGCCGGCGGTACACGCCGAACCTGTCGAGCATTCTATCCCTGCCGCATCGAGCAGCATCAACAGGGAATCGCCCTCGCAGCCAGGAAAGGTGAAGTGCGCGATGCCGGGCAGTCTGCCATCGCCCGAGGCGCCGTTGACGACGACCTCCGGGTCGAGCGTTCGGATACCGTCGATCATCTTTTCGCGCAGACGAACCAACTCGCTGCGGCGGGATTCCAGCTCACCGACGGTCTCTTTCAATGCCGCAGCCATGGCCACGACTGACGCCGTGTCGTGGGTTCCGGAACGGATATCGCGCTCGTGTCCGCCGCCGTGCAGCAACGGCACGCACGGCACCGTTCGCCCGAGGAGGAGCGCGCCGACTCCTTGCGGTCCGCCGAACTTGTGCGCCGCGATACTCATGGCGGACAGCCCGCTAGCAGCGAAGTCCACTTTCAGGTGGGGTACAGCCTGGATCGCGTCGCTGTGTATCGGAATGTCGTAGGCACGGGCAACAGCGGCCAGTTCGACGATCGGCATGACCGTGCCGACCTCGTTGTTGGCCCACATGATGGTGATCAGGGCGGTCTCGTGCCCGTGGGCAGCGAGTTCGGATCGGAGTGTGTCGGGATGGACACGCCCGGTCGAGTCCACGGGCAGCCAGGTGACCTCCGCGCCCTCGTGCTCGACGAGCCACTCGACCGCGTCGAGCACGGCATGGTGCTCGACCGAACTTGCGATGATCCTTCTGCGGATCGGATCCGAATCGCGCCGGGCCGCGAATATCCCCTTGACCGCGAGATTGTCACTTTCTGTGCCACCTGAGGTGAAGATCACCTCGGACGGGCGTGCACCGAGGTCGTCCGCGATCGACTCACGCGATTCTTCGACGCGTCGTCGCGCCGCGCGCCCCGAACTGTGCAGGGAGGACGCATTCCCGACCGAGGCGAAGACGGCGGTCATCGCCTCGATAGCGGCGGGCGAGATCGGCGTCGTCGCAGCGTGGTCGAGGTACACCGGTGCACCCGGGGGGTGGGAAGCAGCCGAACTGCGGGCAGAGGGCATAACGCCTCCCAGGATAGCCGGTCACGGAGGGCGCACCGCGCACCGAAAGACGCGCGGTCAGCGAACTGGCGGTAGCCGAGACTCTCCGAGGACCCCCAGCTCGATGCCAGCGTGCACGTCTGGGTTGTGCTGCTCGCCGGATCGTGCCGCACTCTCGCATCGACGGGCCAGATCGCGACGATCACTCCCCGGGGCTTCCGGCGCAACCAGCTCGACATGGGCGACGACACCCTTCAACCGGAAGATTCGGCCGATGGACTGCCCGATCGTCTCGTCGCCGACGAAGCAGGTCGCCGTGGTCTGTGCGTTGTCCGCGTCGACGTACCGCAGCCGAACCGGCTGCACCCATGTCTCGGTATCGACAGCTGCCTGGAACATGGCCGGCCGGAACGATCCGTACGCCTTGCCACACCACGTGGTCGCCTCGGGGAACACCACTACGGTGCCGCCGGCGCGGAGTCGATCAGCCACCTGATCGACGGTGCCGGGAAGAGACCGAAGGTTCCTGCGATGGATCGGCAGGACTTTCATCGCCCGAGCGAGCACACCGAGTACCGGCCAGTCGACCAGATCACCTCGTGCGACGAATGTCGCAGGCCGAAGCGCCGTGAGCACGAGTACGTCCGTCCACGAAACGTGACCGGCTACCAGCAGCGCGCTCTCCTCGGTTCGTGAGCGTTCTCGCGCCGACCGAAGATCGTTCACGACCAGACCGATTCCCACTGCGAACAGCAAGAGACGTGCGCCGAATCTGGTGACCTGCCTGCGGCATCGCGAGGACACCACCCCCACCACGATCAAGATCGGGAGCAAAGCGAATGCAAGCATCGCGACCAGCGCACGGAGTACGACGAACATGCCGGCTACAGCCTCCGATTCACGTGCAATACATCCTGTCCCACATGGGCTCGATGGCATCCATGCGTGATCGATGTCGGGTTCGACGATCTTTGCCGACGTGGACCCGTTCATGCGCCAACTTTCGTCTCGTACGTCAGGGCAGCACTTCGGAGCCGGTCGAGGTATCGGGTGTTGGCTTCGTGCAGACCGAGCAGTGCAACGAAGTCGGCGACGCCGAAGTCCGGGTCGTGTGCCGGTTCTCCGCAGATGACCGCGTTGAGGCGTAGGTAGCCTCGCAGCAGCGGCGGCATCGTCGGACGGGCCGGCGGCGCAAGGTCGTCGAGCGATCGCCCGTCGACTACGACCGGATTGTGCGGAACTGCGCGCTTGTCCTCGGCCGATCCGTGCTTCGCGAGGAGGAAGTCTCGGACGCCACGGACGTTCGCGCCCGGCAATTCTGCAGGGGTTGCCTGCATCGGGACCGAGACGCAGCCCATGACCCATTCAAGGCCGGTGACTTCGAGGTAGTGCAGGATCCCTGCCCACATAAGACCGAGGACAGATCCCGATCGATGGTCGGGATGCACGACCGCTCGTCCCATCTCGACGACGCGAGAGGACGCGGGGTCGAGGGCGGAGAGGTCGAATTCCGTTGCTGTGTAGTAGCCCCCGGCGGCGATGGCGGCGTCGGGCGGAAGCATCCGATAGCACCCGACGAAGTCGTCGGTTTCGTTGTCGCGGACGAGGAGGTGGTCGCAGAAGTAGTCGAAGCGATCGGAGTCGCGACCGTCGGCGGCGCTGGGCAGTGCGAATCCGGGCTCGGAGGAGAACACGTCGAATCGAAGTCGCTGCGCGGCCTCGCGGTGGGCGATGTCGGTGGACAGGACGAGTGAGTACCTGTCGGTGGCGGGAGCGGAGCCTGCGGAGTGACCCGGGAGGGCGGGAGCGGAGCCTGCGGAGTGACCCGGGAGGGCGGGAGCGGAGCCTGCGGAGTGACCCTGGAGGGCGGGAGCGGAGCCTGCGGAGTGACCCGGGAGGGCGGGAGCGGAGCCTGCGGAGTGACCCGGGAGGGCGGGAGCGGAGCCTGCGGTGCTTGCGGTATCAGCGGTCATGACTGAAGTGGTCATGGTGCTGTGTCTAACGGTTCGGAGCGGCGCCAGCGCGTCGGGAGGGTAACGCGTCCGAAGCTGTTGTGTGAACGAAAAGCACGTAGCCCCCGCATCCAGTGGATGCGGGGGCTACGGGAAGTGCGAAAGATCAGCCCTTGTGCTT is part of the Rhodococcus sovatensis genome and encodes:
- the gatC gene encoding Asp-tRNA(Asn)/Glu-tRNA(Gln) amidotransferase subunit GatC, whose product is MPDISRDEVAHLARLSRLALSEAELDEFAGQLDSILHHVKAVAEVAADDVPPTANPSAITNVTRPDVIVPGLTPQQALSGAPNAEDDRFAVPQILGESE
- a CDS encoding amino acid-binding protein — encoded protein: MSYLLRVQLPDRPGSLGSLAVALGSVGADILSLDVIERGDGYAVDDLVVDVAPGALPDTLITAAENLHDVRVDSIRPYTGVLDTHRELELIDRVAAASDDRLQVLVDGAPRVLRVGWSVVVATGRRGAYRVVGSSGAPETHATNMPWMPLAHPSALDGEADWVPQVWRDMDTKIAAAPLGSTGTVLMLGRPGGPDFRPSEVARLGYLAGIVATVLG
- the ligA gene encoding NAD-dependent DNA ligase LigA, which encodes MTSQPAKTDDSGSAAHGTPASSEDRDRWQKLAEDVRGHQFRYYVRDSPIVSDGEFDGLLRELNDLEDSHPELRTADSPTQLVGGGFATEFTAVDHLERMLSLDNVFDHDELRAWAKRVEAETGPDLHYLCEVKIDGVALNLVYENGKLVRGATRGDGRTGEDVTLNARTISDIPDTLADSDDYPTPALLEVRGEVFFRLEDFQALNASLVEEGKAPFANPRNSAAGSLRQKNPAVTSKRRLGMICHGFGRMEGFAPDSQLHAYEALKAWGLPVSSHTVRVQGIEAVVENVAYWDDHRHDVEHEIDGLVVKIDEMSLHRRLGTTSRAPRWAIAYKYPPEEVTTKLLDIRVSVGRTGRVTPFAYMEPVLVAGSTVSLATLHNGSEVKRKGVLIGDTVTIRKAGEVIPEVLGPVVDVRTGDETEFVMPVNCPECGTRLAPAKEGDADLRCPNSQFCPGQRRERLFFVAERGRFDIEGLGYEAATDLLEAEVVLDEGDIFSLTEEDLLKTSIFRTKAGSLSANGRRLLDNLHKAKDRPLWRVLVSLSIRHVGPSAGRALASEFGSLERIENASEEELAAVDGVGGTIAKAVAEWFGVPWHRTIVEKWRAAGVRMEDERDESIVRNLEGMSIVVTGSLENYSRDQAKEAILVRGGKAAGSVSKKTAFVVVGDSPGSKHDKAVELGVPVLDEDGFTLLLTEGPGAVRPAAVQSSAAEGSAPDGDEIS
- a CDS encoding methionine synthase, with the translated sequence MSGNVFSSLTTGLGSWPGTDVREAASIVLGELPALPHVVELPARGLGADTIGRTGALMVDVELDVRTSGYRVAQRKSLAGRRAEDLLHFDLDVLEELWETGGFAATHRVLKVQAAGPFTMAAQVELRSAHRVLTDRGAVRDFAGSLTEGLRQHCAELRSRLGVDIVVQLDEPSLPAVLAGSLSGVTRLDPVRAIPEPEALELLDSVLVGVGVPTVVHCCGADVPLELIRRSNADAAAIDVALLTAGDLDAVGEFLQAGKTLLLGLVPSVAPERIPTWREVAAPAVTLIDRLGFPRSVLATQVSVTPACGLAGATPEWSRHALELAGNVADAFQDAPDSL
- the mnmA gene encoding tRNA 2-thiouridine(34) synthase MnmA, with the protein product MRVLAAMSGGVDSAVAAARAVDEGHDVVGVHLALSAEPGTLRTGSRGCCSKEDAGDARRAADVLGIPFYVWDFADRFKEDVIDDFVESYAAGETPNPCLRCNEKIKFSALADRALALGFDAVATGHYAQLHDGVLRRAVDADKDQSYVLAVLTQSQLSRALFPIGDTPKSEIREEAAERGLAVADKPDSHDICFIPSGDTRAFLGAKIGIRPGKVVDADTGAELADHEGVHGFTIGQRKGLGVGGPAVDGKPRYVTAIEAESGTVIVGSATRLDVWGISGDRAVWTEGSVPVGPIECVVQVRAHGGMTEAVAEATADGGMEITLRSPLTGVAKGQAAVLYRRDMHGDIVIGSSTIAGTRSENE
- a CDS encoding cysteine desulfurase family protein; protein product: MPSARSSAASHPPGAPVYLDHAATTPISPAAIEAMTAVFASVGNASSLHSSGRAARRRVEESRESIADDLGARPSEVIFTSGGTESDNLAVKGIFAARRDSDPIRRRIIASSVEHHAVLDAVEWLVEHEGAEVTWLPVDSTGRVHPDTLRSELAAHGHETALITIMWANNEVGTVMPIVELAAVARAYDIPIHSDAIQAVPHLKVDFAASGLSAMSIAAHKFGGPQGVGALLLGRTVPCVPLLHGGGHERDIRSGTHDTASVVAMAAALKETVGELESRRSELVRLREKMIDGIRTLDPEVVVNGASGDGRLPGIAHFTFPGCEGDSLLMLLDAAGIECSTGSACTAGVASASHVLIAMGADPSTARGSLRFSMGPQSTDADVDALLAALPQVIERARAAGLASVGARGGQR
- a CDS encoding lysophospholipid acyltransferase family protein, which produces MNGSTSAKIVEPDIDHAWMPSSPCGTGCIARESEAVAGMFVVLRALVAMLAFALLPILIVVGVVSSRCRRQVTRFGARLLLFAVGIGLVVNDLRSARERSRTEESALLVAGHVSWTDVLVLTALRPATFVARGDLVDWPVLGVLARAMKVLPIHRRNLRSLPGTVDQVADRLRAGGTVVVFPEATTWCGKAYGSFRPAMFQAAVDTETWVQPVRLRYVDADNAQTTATCFVGDETIGQSIGRIFRLKGVVAHVELVAPEAPGSDRRDLARRCESAARSGEQHNPDVHAGIELGVLGESRLPPVR
- a CDS encoding GNAT family N-acetyltransferase, with product MTTSVMTADTASTAGSAPALPGHSAGSAPALPGHSAGSAPALQGHSAGSAPALPGHSAGSAPALPGHSAGSAPATDRYSLVLSTDIAHREAAQRLRFDVFSSEPGFALPSAADGRDSDRFDYFCDHLLVRDNETDDFVGCYRMLPPDAAIAAGGYYTATEFDLSALDPASSRVVEMGRAVVHPDHRSGSVLGLMWAGILHYLEVTGLEWVMGCVSVPMQATPAELPGANVRGVRDFLLAKHGSAEDKRAVPHNPVVVDGRSLDDLAPPARPTMPPLLRGYLRLNAVICGEPAHDPDFGVADFVALLGLHEANTRYLDRLRSAALTYETKVGA